The following proteins come from a genomic window of Maribacter sp. HTCC2170:
- a CDS encoding TlpA family protein disulfide reductase yields MKKLFFIISLFIGITLYGQHSISGSLSPANEYKWLIAYRLKPGTQVYVAQSEVKEGAFKLDLPANSEPGTYRIVYAVPQDEFYFDVIYNGKEDIEVAFSQHTGVSFLTSKENILFNMYFKEINDLEQQIVDYYTQGSQNRNNLKNASLKINEVQKSYEEKTMGLMANKFITSNHVFIPQIDDSVYDYVKGKKDNYFNGMDVTNPMLQASGFLTNKLANYVFTALPLKTMTPQETEDVIMENVRSVDSKLQTVDDKYKLHLFYSLWSQAAASGKNNVSDFIYTEYLKELASSQNNEEIISNIDVHNRLRPGAIAPNLEWHKENEKKTLSELNGADNYVLVFWSSTCGHCLRELPSLHEEFASNEKVKVIAVGLEEDELNWKREIKKLNQFEHVIALGKWDSEYAALYAVNQTPTYFILDSEKRIIAKPEDNKDVIEFIANN; encoded by the coding sequence ATGAAAAAATTGTTTTTTATTATTTCGCTTTTCATTGGAATAACGCTATACGGACAGCATAGCATTTCAGGCTCGTTATCGCCTGCCAATGAATATAAATGGTTGATTGCTTACCGGTTAAAACCGGGCACACAGGTTTATGTGGCCCAGAGCGAGGTTAAAGAAGGTGCTTTTAAATTGGACCTTCCCGCAAACTCAGAACCTGGAACATATAGGATTGTTTATGCCGTTCCGCAAGATGAGTTTTATTTTGATGTTATTTATAATGGCAAAGAAGATATAGAAGTTGCTTTTAGCCAACATACCGGGGTTTCATTCCTAACCTCTAAAGAAAACATTCTTTTCAATATGTACTTTAAGGAAATCAACGACCTTGAACAACAAATTGTTGATTACTATACTCAGGGAAGTCAGAACAGGAATAATCTCAAAAATGCTTCCTTAAAAATCAATGAGGTACAAAAATCCTATGAGGAAAAAACCATGGGGCTTATGGCCAACAAATTCATAACCTCAAATCATGTATTTATTCCCCAGATAGACGATAGTGTTTATGATTATGTAAAGGGTAAAAAAGACAATTATTTTAATGGAATGGATGTAACCAATCCAATGTTACAGGCTTCAGGTTTTTTAACCAATAAGCTAGCCAATTACGTCTTTACTGCCTTGCCTTTGAAAACTATGACCCCACAGGAAACAGAAGATGTGATAATGGAAAATGTCAGGTCTGTAGATTCCAAATTGCAAACCGTAGATGATAAATACAAATTACACTTGTTTTATTCATTGTGGTCTCAGGCAGCTGCAAGTGGAAAAAACAATGTCTCTGATTTCATTTATACAGAATATCTGAAAGAATTGGCATCATCCCAAAATAATGAAGAGATTATTTCAAATATTGACGTTCATAATCGTTTACGGCCTGGTGCCATCGCCCCCAACTTAGAATGGCACAAAGAGAACGAAAAAAAAACACTGAGCGAACTTAATGGAGCAGATAACTATGTTTTGGTTTTTTGGAGTAGCACTTGTGGTCATTGTTTGCGCGAATTACCTTCTTTACATGAAGAGTTTGCCTCAAATGAAAAGGTGAAAGTAATAGCCGTTGGTCTTGAGGAGGATGAACTGAATTGGAAGAGAGAAATAAAAAAGCTCAATCAATTTGAACATGTAATAGCACTTGGCAAATGGGATAGCGAGTATGCCGCACTATATGCCGTTAACCAAACACCTACTTATTTCATATTGGATAGTGAAAAACGCATTATTGCCAAACCTGAAGATAATAAGGATGTTATTGAATTTATAGCCAACAACTAA
- a CDS encoding YraN family protein, translating to MGKHNEFGKEGEQIAVDFLIKNGYHILCKNYRYLKAEIDIIAQNNDTLAIVEVRSRSTDFIENIAETITRKKISLLTMGADHYVTEKDLDVEVRFDVITILKNKKVFKIEHLKDAFYHF from the coding sequence ATGGGGAAACATAACGAATTTGGAAAGGAAGGAGAGCAAATCGCGGTTGATTTTTTGATTAAAAATGGTTACCATATTCTGTGTAAAAATTACAGATACCTCAAAGCGGAAATTGATATCATAGCTCAAAACAATGACACGCTTGCCATAGTCGAAGTTCGCTCTAGAAGTACCGATTTTATCGAAAATATTGCAGAGACTATCACTAGAAAGAAAATAAGCCTGCTTACAATGGGTGCAGACCATTATGTTACTGAAAAGGACCTCGATGTTGAAGTTAGATTTGATGTGATTACCATTCTGAAAAATAAAAAAGTCTTTAAAATCGAACATTTGAAGGATGCATTTTATCATTTTTGA
- a CDS encoding DUF1800 family protein, which yields MEYFVNCNTSTLAPYTTPLDRTRAAHLYRRLGFSASVETIDQAVGLSAGALVDNLINQAVNMAPTPAPTWADWNNSNYPADDDAAGQLRRAQLDEWRLTYANGMLNNNLRDRLSFFWSNHFVTEIDIYDCNSFLYYYINCLQRNSIGNFRTFVSEIGLTSAMLYYLDGVYNNGNNPNENYARELYELFTLGEGNAYTEDDIIETAKALTGYVERGEIGCEAVTFDASNFDAGSKTIFGQTGNWGYDDVINILFQERANEIAEFICRRLYEFFVHPDSEDETGNAQTIIDGLAATFVSNNFEIAPVLSQLFKSQHFFDDEAIGVIIKSPFDMYFNFVKETGFTYNNTNVSELINYSGLLSQRLFDPFDVAGWQRDRSWINTNFMIGRWLTMESVIEGFYQDDNEQFRDFAMSIVGGIGMTTNNPDLISRPIIDHVLPKGLLTESDYQRAFAIFRSDVEETYYEGGNEETWTLAMWNQAPFQVYILLQYLAREPEFQLK from the coding sequence ATGGAATACTTCGTTAATTGTAACACCTCTACATTAGCGCCGTACACAACTCCCTTGGATAGAACCAGGGCAGCGCATTTGTACCGAAGATTGGGGTTTAGTGCCTCCGTCGAGACTATTGACCAAGCAGTCGGATTATCTGCCGGTGCTTTAGTCGATAATTTAATAAATCAGGCCGTAAATATGGCCCCAACACCTGCACCTACTTGGGCAGATTGGAATAATAGCAACTACCCTGCGGACGATGATGCAGCCGGCCAACTACGGCGGGCACAATTGGACGAATGGAGGTTGACCTATGCCAACGGCATGCTCAATAACAACCTAAGGGATCGATTGAGTTTTTTCTGGAGCAACCACTTTGTTACTGAAATAGATATATACGATTGTAACTCTTTCCTTTACTATTATATAAACTGTCTACAACGAAATTCGATTGGGAATTTCAGAACCTTCGTAAGTGAAATAGGTTTAACCAGTGCTATGCTTTACTATCTGGATGGCGTATATAACAATGGTAATAATCCCAACGAGAATTACGCTCGTGAACTATATGAACTATTCACCCTAGGTGAAGGCAATGCATATACTGAGGATGATATTATCGAAACTGCTAAAGCCCTAACAGGTTATGTGGAACGAGGAGAAATAGGTTGCGAAGCAGTGACTTTTGATGCATCAAACTTCGATGCGGGGAGTAAAACGATTTTTGGTCAAACAGGTAATTGGGGATATGATGATGTTATCAATATTCTTTTCCAAGAACGTGCAAATGAGATTGCAGAATTCATCTGCAGAAGACTTTATGAATTTTTTGTGCATCCAGATTCTGAAGATGAAACTGGTAACGCACAGACTATAATAGATGGTTTAGCAGCTACTTTTGTTTCAAATAATTTTGAAATTGCACCTGTGCTGTCGCAGTTGTTCAAGAGTCAGCATTTTTTCGATGATGAGGCTATTGGTGTAATTATCAAAAGTCCTTTTGACATGTACTTCAACTTTGTCAAGGAAACTGGATTCACATACAACAACACTAATGTGAGTGAGTTGATTAATTATAGTGGTCTTCTCTCTCAGCGATTGTTCGATCCATTTGATGTTGCTGGTTGGCAAAGAGATAGAAGTTGGATCAATACCAATTTCATGATAGGCCGTTGGCTGACAATGGAATCAGTTATTGAAGGATTCTATCAAGACGATAATGAGCAATTTAGAGATTTTGCGATGTCTATCGTAGGTGGAATTGGTATGACCACCAATAATCCAGATCTCATTTCCAGACCTATTATTGACCACGTACTTCCAAAAGGTTTACTTACGGAGTCAGATTATCAAAGGGCCTTTGCAATTTTCAGAAGTGATGTAGAAGAGACCTATTACGAAGGAGGAAATGAAGAAACATGGACATTGGCCATGTGGAACCAAGCACCTTTTCAAGTGTACATATTACTTCAATATTTGGCAAGAGAACCTGAATTTCAACTAAAATAA